A genomic stretch from Oreochromis niloticus isolate F11D_XX linkage group LG11, O_niloticus_UMD_NMBU, whole genome shotgun sequence includes:
- the phactr4b gene encoding phosphatase and actin regulator 4B isoform X4, whose protein sequence is MENRDDEAEQHHSTMVGEGGSTGDSTPPPKRKGKFSTLGKIFKPWKWRKKKSSEKFKETSEELERQMSTRRTRQELIEQGVLKEVPDNDGEAQNVKQSYVKNGHTLPVGGGGGGVISGGRSPCNQGQLPSDSDFRMNPAWLAQPDDRRGRCSPSDGDRRGALGSRGTGLHDDGRRSAGIGARAQGEGEWKSNMAWQGHIHGQMEETRHGGRLHPDDGQKRPGLQKAPSEDGRRSRPAEGDWKPTLPRHASAEEGRARRESDSHFVPDLDTLREPLPPKQVIMPPKWLVSSTPEPGSECPPRTPSNHPTSQFSSPSAVTSKPVRSVSSACSNTQQSAAALTSTSQPAKQPPLPPPKPVNRGNAAMLVSALQGGENAQLPLYWSCWKRECDYDVYLSLPVYLCRRAGGLRSGDFTQATGGASLVPAKPSPPMPPKRTTPVTKRNTEDSASSHPIIPSPLSLEEHSSLPVGFQLPPPPPSPPLPTHIPPSPPRQHIQTHHLHHQHSYPHPLPQPIPMLFDPPSPTNESPQRPAPVPLHIMIQRALSSPGPAQPHPDGSQRAHTLLFETPLEYQGDRGRPLPVSIQPLKLSEDDYSEEEEEEEDDEEEEEYDGEIPQPELEPRSRRCLVGDAGICVIPRGNSNDEDEEEEEDEDEEGEHDMHGEDSDSDGPVPHKDEDSDEDEEDEPPMSALASRVKRKDTLALKLSSRPSAPDRDRFTQERSSRDDQPPGQTGLTWQSREQWEAIRTQIGTALTRRLSQRPTAEELEQRNILQPKNQADRQAEVREIKRRLTRKLSQRPTVAELQARKILRFHEYVEVTDAQDYDRRADKPWTKLTPADKAAIRKELNDYKSTEMEVHEESRIYTRFHRP, encoded by the exons ATGGAAAATCGTG ATGATGAAGCTGAGCAGCACCACAGCACAATGGTGGGAGAGGGAGGCAGCACCGGGGACAGCACCCCTCCCCCGAAGCGCAAGGGCAAGTTCTCCACCCTTGGCAAGATCTTCAAGCCGTGGAagtggaggaagaaaaaaagcagcGAGAAGTTCAAAGAAACTTCTGAAG AACTAGAGAGGCAGATGTCGACAAGGCGCACCCGACAGGAGCTTATAGAACAGGGGGTGCTGAAGGAGGTCCCGGACAATG ATGGAGAAGCACAAAATGTGAAGCAGTCGTATGTAAAGAATGGCCACACTCTGCCtgttggaggaggaggaggaggagtcatCAGCGGTGGCAGAAGCCCATGCAACCAGGGCCAACTCCCCTCAGATTCAGATTTTAGGATGAACCCTGCATGGCTCGCCCAGCCAGATGACCGAAGGGGCCGTTGTTCTCCCTCAGATGGAGACCGCCGTGGAGCTTTGGGCTCCAGGGGCACAGGACTACATGACGATGGACGGAGAAGCGCAGGGATTGGGGCACGGGCGCAAGGGGAGGGCGAGTGGAAGTCTAATATGGCCTGGCAGGGCCACATTCACGGGCAAATGGAAGAGACCAGACATGGCGGCAGGCTTCACCCTGACGATGGACAAAAGAGGCCAGGCCTGCAGAAGGCCCCATCCGAGGATGGCAGGAGGAGTCGGCCTGCAGAAGGAGATTGGAAGCCTACACTCCCTCGGCATGCATCTGCTGAGGAGGGGAGGGCCCGGAGAG aATCAGACAGCCATTTTGTTCCTGACCTGGACACCCTGCGTGAACCTCTGCCACCCAAACAGGTGATCATGCCTCCAAAATGGCTGGTGAGCTCCACCCCTGAACCTGGCAGTGAGTGTCCACCTCGAACTCCATCCAACCACCCCACGAGTCAGTTCTCTTCTCCGTCGGCTGTGACGTCCAAACCTGTTCGATCGGTGTCTTCTGCGTGTTCCAACACTCAGCAGTCTGCCGCTGCCCTTACCTCCACTTCTCAGCCCGCCAAGCAGCCCCCTCTGCCTCCACCCAAGCCTGTGAACAGGGGCAACGCGGCCATGCTGG TCTCCGCCCTGCAGGGGGGAGAAAACGCTCAGCTTCCTCTCTACTGGTCCTGCTGGAAGCGAGAGTGCGACTATGATGTCTACCTGTCCCTGCCTGTCTACCTGTGCCGGCGGGCCGGAGGCCTGCGCTCAG GTGACTTCACCCAAGCAACAGGGGGCGCTAGCCTTGTCCCGGCCAAACCCTCTCCTCCAATGCCTCCTAAGAGGACCACCCCAGTCACCAAACGCAACACAGAGGACTCTGCTTCAAGCCATCCCATCATCCCCTCACCACTTTCTCTGGAGGAACACAGCAGCCTCCCTGTGGGCTTCCAGCTGCCTCCCCCTCCTCCGTCCCCACCCCTGCCGACTCACATACCACCTTCTCCACCCCGCCAACACATACAgacccaccacctccaccatcAGCACTCCTACCCCCATCCGCTGCCCCAACCCATACCAATGCTTTTCGACCCACCGAGCCCGACCAATGAGTCTCCCCAGCGCCCGGCTCCCGTACCGCTGCACATCATGATCCAGCGAGCCCTGTCCAGTCCCGGCCCGGCTCAGCCACATCCAGATGGGTCGCAGCGGGCGCACACACTGCTTTTCGAAACACCTCTAGAGTACCAAGGAGACCGTGGTCGCCCCCTGCCTGTCAGCATTCAACCACTAAAACT aTCTGAGGATGACTActcagaggaagaagaagaggaagaagatgacgaggaagaggaggagtatGATGGGGAGATTCCACAGCCAGAGCTGGAGCCAAGGAGTCGCCGGTGCTTGGTCGGTGACGCTGGCATTTGTGTCATCCCACGGGGAAACAGCAATGACGAGgacgaggaagaagaggaggatgaggatgaggaaGGCGAACACGACATGCACGGGGAGGACAGTGATTCAGATGGTCCTGTGCCTCATAAAGATGAAGACTCagatgaagatgaggaggatgagCCCCCGATGA GCGCACTGGCCAGCAGGGTGAAGAGAAAGGACACCCTGGCTCTGAAGCTGAGCAGCCGTCCCTCTGCTCCCGACAGGGACAGGTTTACGCAGGAGAGGAGCAGCCGAGATGACCAGCCTCCAGGACAGACTGGCCTCACCTGGCAGAGCAGAGAGCAGTGGGAAGCCATTCGCACACAAATTGGCACTGCACTCACGAG gcgACTAAGCCAGAGACCCACTGCTGAGGAACTTGAGCAAAGAAACATCCTCCAGC CTAAAAATCAGGCTGACAGACAAGCCGAAGTTCGAGAGATCAAGCGACGGCTGACCAGAAAG CTGAGTCAAAGACCCACGGTTGCAGAACTACAGGCAAGAAAAATCTTGCGATTCCACGAGTATGTGGAAGTCACAGATGCCCAGGACTACGATAGAAGAGCAGACAAGCCGTGGACTAAGCTGACACCtgctgacaag GCGGCCATCCGGAAGGAGCTCAATGATTATAAGAGCACTGAAATGGAGGTTCATGAAGAGAGCAGAATTTACACAAG gtTCCATCGGCCTTAA
- the phactr4b gene encoding phosphatase and actin regulator 4B isoform X7, with protein sequence MENRDDEAEQHHSTMVGEGGSTGDSTPPPKRKGKFSTLGKIFKPWKWRKKKSSEKFKETSEELERQMSTRRTRQELIEQGVLKEVPDNDGEAQNVKQSYVKNGHTLPVGGGGGGVISGGRSPCNQGQLPSDSDFRMNPAWLAQPDDRRGRCSPSDGDRRGALGSRGTGLHDDGRRSAGIGARAQGEGEWKSNMAWQGHIHGQMEETRHGGRLHPDDGQKRPGLQKAPSEDGRRSRPAEGDWKPTLPRHASAEEGRARRESDSHFVPDLDTLREPLPPKQVIMPPKWLVSSTPEPGSECPPRTPSNHPTSQFSSPSAVTSKPVRSVSSACSNTQQSAAALTSTSQPAKQPPLPPPKPVNRGNAAMLGDFTQATGGASLVPAKPSPPMPPKRTTPVTKRNTEDSASSHPIIPSPLSLEEHSSLPVGFQLPPPPPSPPLPTHIPPSPPRQHIQTHHLHHQHSYPHPLPQPIPMLFDPPSPTNESPQRPAPVPLHIMIQRALSSPGPAQPHPDGSQRAHTLLFETPLEYQGDRGRPLPVSIQPLKLSEDDYSEEEEEEEDDEEEEEYDGEIPQPELEPRSRRCLVGDAGICVIPRGNSNDEDEEEEEDEDEEGEHDMHGEDSDSDGPVPHKDEDSDEDEEDEPPMSALASRVKRKDTLALKLSSRPSAPDRDRFTQERSSRDDQPPGQTGLTWQSREQWEAIRTQIGTALTRRLSQRPTAEELEQRNILQPKNQADRQAEVREIKRRLTRKLSQRPTVAELQARKILRFHEYVEVTDAQDYDRRADKPWTKLTPADKAAIRKELNDYKSTEMEVHEESRIYTRFHRP encoded by the exons ATGGAAAATCGTG ATGATGAAGCTGAGCAGCACCACAGCACAATGGTGGGAGAGGGAGGCAGCACCGGGGACAGCACCCCTCCCCCGAAGCGCAAGGGCAAGTTCTCCACCCTTGGCAAGATCTTCAAGCCGTGGAagtggaggaagaaaaaaagcagcGAGAAGTTCAAAGAAACTTCTGAAG AACTAGAGAGGCAGATGTCGACAAGGCGCACCCGACAGGAGCTTATAGAACAGGGGGTGCTGAAGGAGGTCCCGGACAATG ATGGAGAAGCACAAAATGTGAAGCAGTCGTATGTAAAGAATGGCCACACTCTGCCtgttggaggaggaggaggaggagtcatCAGCGGTGGCAGAAGCCCATGCAACCAGGGCCAACTCCCCTCAGATTCAGATTTTAGGATGAACCCTGCATGGCTCGCCCAGCCAGATGACCGAAGGGGCCGTTGTTCTCCCTCAGATGGAGACCGCCGTGGAGCTTTGGGCTCCAGGGGCACAGGACTACATGACGATGGACGGAGAAGCGCAGGGATTGGGGCACGGGCGCAAGGGGAGGGCGAGTGGAAGTCTAATATGGCCTGGCAGGGCCACATTCACGGGCAAATGGAAGAGACCAGACATGGCGGCAGGCTTCACCCTGACGATGGACAAAAGAGGCCAGGCCTGCAGAAGGCCCCATCCGAGGATGGCAGGAGGAGTCGGCCTGCAGAAGGAGATTGGAAGCCTACACTCCCTCGGCATGCATCTGCTGAGGAGGGGAGGGCCCGGAGAG aATCAGACAGCCATTTTGTTCCTGACCTGGACACCCTGCGTGAACCTCTGCCACCCAAACAGGTGATCATGCCTCCAAAATGGCTGGTGAGCTCCACCCCTGAACCTGGCAGTGAGTGTCCACCTCGAACTCCATCCAACCACCCCACGAGTCAGTTCTCTTCTCCGTCGGCTGTGACGTCCAAACCTGTTCGATCGGTGTCTTCTGCGTGTTCCAACACTCAGCAGTCTGCCGCTGCCCTTACCTCCACTTCTCAGCCCGCCAAGCAGCCCCCTCTGCCTCCACCCAAGCCTGTGAACAGGGGCAACGCGGCCATGCTGG GTGACTTCACCCAAGCAACAGGGGGCGCTAGCCTTGTCCCGGCCAAACCCTCTCCTCCAATGCCTCCTAAGAGGACCACCCCAGTCACCAAACGCAACACAGAGGACTCTGCTTCAAGCCATCCCATCATCCCCTCACCACTTTCTCTGGAGGAACACAGCAGCCTCCCTGTGGGCTTCCAGCTGCCTCCCCCTCCTCCGTCCCCACCCCTGCCGACTCACATACCACCTTCTCCACCCCGCCAACACATACAgacccaccacctccaccatcAGCACTCCTACCCCCATCCGCTGCCCCAACCCATACCAATGCTTTTCGACCCACCGAGCCCGACCAATGAGTCTCCCCAGCGCCCGGCTCCCGTACCGCTGCACATCATGATCCAGCGAGCCCTGTCCAGTCCCGGCCCGGCTCAGCCACATCCAGATGGGTCGCAGCGGGCGCACACACTGCTTTTCGAAACACCTCTAGAGTACCAAGGAGACCGTGGTCGCCCCCTGCCTGTCAGCATTCAACCACTAAAACT aTCTGAGGATGACTActcagaggaagaagaagaggaagaagatgacgaggaagaggaggagtatGATGGGGAGATTCCACAGCCAGAGCTGGAGCCAAGGAGTCGCCGGTGCTTGGTCGGTGACGCTGGCATTTGTGTCATCCCACGGGGAAACAGCAATGACGAGgacgaggaagaagaggaggatgaggatgaggaaGGCGAACACGACATGCACGGGGAGGACAGTGATTCAGATGGTCCTGTGCCTCATAAAGATGAAGACTCagatgaagatgaggaggatgagCCCCCGATGA GCGCACTGGCCAGCAGGGTGAAGAGAAAGGACACCCTGGCTCTGAAGCTGAGCAGCCGTCCCTCTGCTCCCGACAGGGACAGGTTTACGCAGGAGAGGAGCAGCCGAGATGACCAGCCTCCAGGACAGACTGGCCTCACCTGGCAGAGCAGAGAGCAGTGGGAAGCCATTCGCACACAAATTGGCACTGCACTCACGAG gcgACTAAGCCAGAGACCCACTGCTGAGGAACTTGAGCAAAGAAACATCCTCCAGC CTAAAAATCAGGCTGACAGACAAGCCGAAGTTCGAGAGATCAAGCGACGGCTGACCAGAAAG CTGAGTCAAAGACCCACGGTTGCAGAACTACAGGCAAGAAAAATCTTGCGATTCCACGAGTATGTGGAAGTCACAGATGCCCAGGACTACGATAGAAGAGCAGACAAGCCGTGGACTAAGCTGACACCtgctgacaag GCGGCCATCCGGAAGGAGCTCAATGATTATAAGAGCACTGAAATGGAGGTTCATGAAGAGAGCAGAATTTACACAAG gtTCCATCGGCCTTAA
- the phactr4b gene encoding phosphatase and actin regulator 4B isoform X3, with protein MQIHYYSCIIDDEAEQHHSTMVGEGGSTGDSTPPPKRKGKFSTLGKIFKPWKWRKKKSSEKFKETSEELERQMSTRRTRQELIEQGVLKEVPDNDGEAQNVKQSYVKNGHTLPVGGGGGGVISGGRSPCNQGQLPSDSDFRMNPAWLAQPDDRRGRCSPSDGDRRGALGSRGTGLHDDGRRSAGIGARAQGEGEWKSNMAWQGHIHGQMEETRHGGRLHPDDGQKRPGLQKAPSEDGRRSRPAEGDWKPTLPRHASAEEGRARRESDSHFVPDLDTLREPLPPKQVIMPPKWLVSSTPEPGSECPPRTPSNHPTSQFSSPSAVTSKPVRSVSSACSNTQQSAAALTSTSQPAKQPPLPPPKPVNRGNAAMLVSALQGGENAQLPLYWSCWKRECDYDVYLSLPVYLCRRAGGLRSGDFTQATGGASLVPAKPSPPMPPKRTTPVTKRNTEDSASSHPIIPSPLSLEEHSSLPVGFQLPPPPPSPPLPTHIPPSPPRQHIQTHHLHHQHSYPHPLPQPIPMLFDPPSPTNESPQRPAPVPLHIMIQRALSSPGPAQPHPDGSQRAHTLLFETPLEYQGDRGRPLPVSIQPLKLSEDDYSEEEEEEEDDEEEEEYDGEIPQPELEPRSRRCLVGDAGICVIPRGNSNDEDEEEEEDEDEEGEHDMHGEDSDSDGPVPHKDEDSDEDEEDEPPMSALASRVKRKDTLALKLSSRPSAPDRDRFTQERSSRDDQPPGQTGLTWQSREQWEAIRTQIGTALTRRLSQRPTAEELEQRNILQPKNQADRQAEVREIKRRLTRKLSQRPTVAELQARKILRFHEYVEVTDAQDYDRRADKPWTKLTPADKAAIRKELNDYKSTEMEVHEESRIYTRFHRP; from the exons ATGCAGATACATTACTATAGTTGCATTATAG ATGATGAAGCTGAGCAGCACCACAGCACAATGGTGGGAGAGGGAGGCAGCACCGGGGACAGCACCCCTCCCCCGAAGCGCAAGGGCAAGTTCTCCACCCTTGGCAAGATCTTCAAGCCGTGGAagtggaggaagaaaaaaagcagcGAGAAGTTCAAAGAAACTTCTGAAG AACTAGAGAGGCAGATGTCGACAAGGCGCACCCGACAGGAGCTTATAGAACAGGGGGTGCTGAAGGAGGTCCCGGACAATG ATGGAGAAGCACAAAATGTGAAGCAGTCGTATGTAAAGAATGGCCACACTCTGCCtgttggaggaggaggaggaggagtcatCAGCGGTGGCAGAAGCCCATGCAACCAGGGCCAACTCCCCTCAGATTCAGATTTTAGGATGAACCCTGCATGGCTCGCCCAGCCAGATGACCGAAGGGGCCGTTGTTCTCCCTCAGATGGAGACCGCCGTGGAGCTTTGGGCTCCAGGGGCACAGGACTACATGACGATGGACGGAGAAGCGCAGGGATTGGGGCACGGGCGCAAGGGGAGGGCGAGTGGAAGTCTAATATGGCCTGGCAGGGCCACATTCACGGGCAAATGGAAGAGACCAGACATGGCGGCAGGCTTCACCCTGACGATGGACAAAAGAGGCCAGGCCTGCAGAAGGCCCCATCCGAGGATGGCAGGAGGAGTCGGCCTGCAGAAGGAGATTGGAAGCCTACACTCCCTCGGCATGCATCTGCTGAGGAGGGGAGGGCCCGGAGAG aATCAGACAGCCATTTTGTTCCTGACCTGGACACCCTGCGTGAACCTCTGCCACCCAAACAGGTGATCATGCCTCCAAAATGGCTGGTGAGCTCCACCCCTGAACCTGGCAGTGAGTGTCCACCTCGAACTCCATCCAACCACCCCACGAGTCAGTTCTCTTCTCCGTCGGCTGTGACGTCCAAACCTGTTCGATCGGTGTCTTCTGCGTGTTCCAACACTCAGCAGTCTGCCGCTGCCCTTACCTCCACTTCTCAGCCCGCCAAGCAGCCCCCTCTGCCTCCACCCAAGCCTGTGAACAGGGGCAACGCGGCCATGCTGG TCTCCGCCCTGCAGGGGGGAGAAAACGCTCAGCTTCCTCTCTACTGGTCCTGCTGGAAGCGAGAGTGCGACTATGATGTCTACCTGTCCCTGCCTGTCTACCTGTGCCGGCGGGCCGGAGGCCTGCGCTCAG GTGACTTCACCCAAGCAACAGGGGGCGCTAGCCTTGTCCCGGCCAAACCCTCTCCTCCAATGCCTCCTAAGAGGACCACCCCAGTCACCAAACGCAACACAGAGGACTCTGCTTCAAGCCATCCCATCATCCCCTCACCACTTTCTCTGGAGGAACACAGCAGCCTCCCTGTGGGCTTCCAGCTGCCTCCCCCTCCTCCGTCCCCACCCCTGCCGACTCACATACCACCTTCTCCACCCCGCCAACACATACAgacccaccacctccaccatcAGCACTCCTACCCCCATCCGCTGCCCCAACCCATACCAATGCTTTTCGACCCACCGAGCCCGACCAATGAGTCTCCCCAGCGCCCGGCTCCCGTACCGCTGCACATCATGATCCAGCGAGCCCTGTCCAGTCCCGGCCCGGCTCAGCCACATCCAGATGGGTCGCAGCGGGCGCACACACTGCTTTTCGAAACACCTCTAGAGTACCAAGGAGACCGTGGTCGCCCCCTGCCTGTCAGCATTCAACCACTAAAACT aTCTGAGGATGACTActcagaggaagaagaagaggaagaagatgacgaggaagaggaggagtatGATGGGGAGATTCCACAGCCAGAGCTGGAGCCAAGGAGTCGCCGGTGCTTGGTCGGTGACGCTGGCATTTGTGTCATCCCACGGGGAAACAGCAATGACGAGgacgaggaagaagaggaggatgaggatgaggaaGGCGAACACGACATGCACGGGGAGGACAGTGATTCAGATGGTCCTGTGCCTCATAAAGATGAAGACTCagatgaagatgaggaggatgagCCCCCGATGA GCGCACTGGCCAGCAGGGTGAAGAGAAAGGACACCCTGGCTCTGAAGCTGAGCAGCCGTCCCTCTGCTCCCGACAGGGACAGGTTTACGCAGGAGAGGAGCAGCCGAGATGACCAGCCTCCAGGACAGACTGGCCTCACCTGGCAGAGCAGAGAGCAGTGGGAAGCCATTCGCACACAAATTGGCACTGCACTCACGAG gcgACTAAGCCAGAGACCCACTGCTGAGGAACTTGAGCAAAGAAACATCCTCCAGC CTAAAAATCAGGCTGACAGACAAGCCGAAGTTCGAGAGATCAAGCGACGGCTGACCAGAAAG CTGAGTCAAAGACCCACGGTTGCAGAACTACAGGCAAGAAAAATCTTGCGATTCCACGAGTATGTGGAAGTCACAGATGCCCAGGACTACGATAGAAGAGCAGACAAGCCGTGGACTAAGCTGACACCtgctgacaag GCGGCCATCCGGAAGGAGCTCAATGATTATAAGAGCACTGAAATGGAGGTTCATGAAGAGAGCAGAATTTACACAAG gtTCCATCGGCCTTAA
- the phactr4b gene encoding phosphatase and actin regulator 4B isoform X1 — MGQSLRVEIAAQDPQQQHSRSDDEAEQHHSTMVGEGGSTGDSTPPPKRKGKFSTLGKIFKPWKWRKKKSSEKFKETSEELERQMSTRRTRQELIEQGVLKEVPDNDGEAQNVKQSYVKNGHTLPVGGGGGGVISGGRSPCNQGQLPSDSDFRMNPAWLAQPDDRRGRCSPSDGDRRGALGSRGTGLHDDGRRSAGIGARAQGEGEWKSNMAWQGHIHGQMEETRHGGRLHPDDGQKRPGLQKAPSEDGRRSRPAEGDWKPTLPRHASAEEGRARRESDSHFVPDLDTLREPLPPKQVIMPPKWLVSSTPEPGSECPPRTPSNHPTSQFSSPSAVTSKPVRSVSSACSNTQQSAAALTSTSQPAKQPPLPPPKPVNRGNAAMLVSALQGGENAQLPLYWSCWKRECDYDVYLSLPVYLCRRAGGLRSGDFTQATGGASLVPAKPSPPMPPKRTTPVTKRNTEDSASSHPIIPSPLSLEEHSSLPVGFQLPPPPPSPPLPTHIPPSPPRQHIQTHHLHHQHSYPHPLPQPIPMLFDPPSPTNESPQRPAPVPLHIMIQRALSSPGPAQPHPDGSQRAHTLLFETPLEYQGDRGRPLPVSIQPLKLSEDDYSEEEEEEEDDEEEEEYDGEIPQPELEPRSRRCLVGDAGICVIPRGNSNDEDEEEEEDEDEEGEHDMHGEDSDSDGPVPHKDEDSDEDEEDEPPMSALASRVKRKDTLALKLSSRPSAPDRDRFTQERSSRDDQPPGQTGLTWQSREQWEAIRTQIGTALTRRLSQRPTAEELEQRNILQPKNQADRQAEVREIKRRLTRKLSQRPTVAELQARKILRFHEYVEVTDAQDYDRRADKPWTKLTPADKAAIRKELNDYKSTEMEVHEESRIYTRFHRP; from the exons ATGGGACAGAGCCTCCGTGTGGAGATCGCAGCTCaggacccacaacaacaacatagcCGCAGTG ATGATGAAGCTGAGCAGCACCACAGCACAATGGTGGGAGAGGGAGGCAGCACCGGGGACAGCACCCCTCCCCCGAAGCGCAAGGGCAAGTTCTCCACCCTTGGCAAGATCTTCAAGCCGTGGAagtggaggaagaaaaaaagcagcGAGAAGTTCAAAGAAACTTCTGAAG AACTAGAGAGGCAGATGTCGACAAGGCGCACCCGACAGGAGCTTATAGAACAGGGGGTGCTGAAGGAGGTCCCGGACAATG ATGGAGAAGCACAAAATGTGAAGCAGTCGTATGTAAAGAATGGCCACACTCTGCCtgttggaggaggaggaggaggagtcatCAGCGGTGGCAGAAGCCCATGCAACCAGGGCCAACTCCCCTCAGATTCAGATTTTAGGATGAACCCTGCATGGCTCGCCCAGCCAGATGACCGAAGGGGCCGTTGTTCTCCCTCAGATGGAGACCGCCGTGGAGCTTTGGGCTCCAGGGGCACAGGACTACATGACGATGGACGGAGAAGCGCAGGGATTGGGGCACGGGCGCAAGGGGAGGGCGAGTGGAAGTCTAATATGGCCTGGCAGGGCCACATTCACGGGCAAATGGAAGAGACCAGACATGGCGGCAGGCTTCACCCTGACGATGGACAAAAGAGGCCAGGCCTGCAGAAGGCCCCATCCGAGGATGGCAGGAGGAGTCGGCCTGCAGAAGGAGATTGGAAGCCTACACTCCCTCGGCATGCATCTGCTGAGGAGGGGAGGGCCCGGAGAG aATCAGACAGCCATTTTGTTCCTGACCTGGACACCCTGCGTGAACCTCTGCCACCCAAACAGGTGATCATGCCTCCAAAATGGCTGGTGAGCTCCACCCCTGAACCTGGCAGTGAGTGTCCACCTCGAACTCCATCCAACCACCCCACGAGTCAGTTCTCTTCTCCGTCGGCTGTGACGTCCAAACCTGTTCGATCGGTGTCTTCTGCGTGTTCCAACACTCAGCAGTCTGCCGCTGCCCTTACCTCCACTTCTCAGCCCGCCAAGCAGCCCCCTCTGCCTCCACCCAAGCCTGTGAACAGGGGCAACGCGGCCATGCTGG TCTCCGCCCTGCAGGGGGGAGAAAACGCTCAGCTTCCTCTCTACTGGTCCTGCTGGAAGCGAGAGTGCGACTATGATGTCTACCTGTCCCTGCCTGTCTACCTGTGCCGGCGGGCCGGAGGCCTGCGCTCAG GTGACTTCACCCAAGCAACAGGGGGCGCTAGCCTTGTCCCGGCCAAACCCTCTCCTCCAATGCCTCCTAAGAGGACCACCCCAGTCACCAAACGCAACACAGAGGACTCTGCTTCAAGCCATCCCATCATCCCCTCACCACTTTCTCTGGAGGAACACAGCAGCCTCCCTGTGGGCTTCCAGCTGCCTCCCCCTCCTCCGTCCCCACCCCTGCCGACTCACATACCACCTTCTCCACCCCGCCAACACATACAgacccaccacctccaccatcAGCACTCCTACCCCCATCCGCTGCCCCAACCCATACCAATGCTTTTCGACCCACCGAGCCCGACCAATGAGTCTCCCCAGCGCCCGGCTCCCGTACCGCTGCACATCATGATCCAGCGAGCCCTGTCCAGTCCCGGCCCGGCTCAGCCACATCCAGATGGGTCGCAGCGGGCGCACACACTGCTTTTCGAAACACCTCTAGAGTACCAAGGAGACCGTGGTCGCCCCCTGCCTGTCAGCATTCAACCACTAAAACT aTCTGAGGATGACTActcagaggaagaagaagaggaagaagatgacgaggaagaggaggagtatGATGGGGAGATTCCACAGCCAGAGCTGGAGCCAAGGAGTCGCCGGTGCTTGGTCGGTGACGCTGGCATTTGTGTCATCCCACGGGGAAACAGCAATGACGAGgacgaggaagaagaggaggatgaggatgaggaaGGCGAACACGACATGCACGGGGAGGACAGTGATTCAGATGGTCCTGTGCCTCATAAAGATGAAGACTCagatgaagatgaggaggatgagCCCCCGATGA GCGCACTGGCCAGCAGGGTGAAGAGAAAGGACACCCTGGCTCTGAAGCTGAGCAGCCGTCCCTCTGCTCCCGACAGGGACAGGTTTACGCAGGAGAGGAGCAGCCGAGATGACCAGCCTCCAGGACAGACTGGCCTCACCTGGCAGAGCAGAGAGCAGTGGGAAGCCATTCGCACACAAATTGGCACTGCACTCACGAG gcgACTAAGCCAGAGACCCACTGCTGAGGAACTTGAGCAAAGAAACATCCTCCAGC CTAAAAATCAGGCTGACAGACAAGCCGAAGTTCGAGAGATCAAGCGACGGCTGACCAGAAAG CTGAGTCAAAGACCCACGGTTGCAGAACTACAGGCAAGAAAAATCTTGCGATTCCACGAGTATGTGGAAGTCACAGATGCCCAGGACTACGATAGAAGAGCAGACAAGCCGTGGACTAAGCTGACACCtgctgacaag GCGGCCATCCGGAAGGAGCTCAATGATTATAAGAGCACTGAAATGGAGGTTCATGAAGAGAGCAGAATTTACACAAG gtTCCATCGGCCTTAA